Part of the Desulforegula conservatrix Mb1Pa genome is shown below.
CTACAATGGACAATGGTTTCCTTTTGATCCGGTCATAAGCACTGGCCCTGAGCTTTATCTTCCAACTCTTATTATCTGGTTTTTAACAGGGAGCGCAAGCTATTGGAGTGCAATTTATGTTCTTGTTTTTTATTATGTGATTTTTTGTTTATTCTTGTTTTTTTATGTCCTTAAAGATACCCGGACAAAATTTTTTGCATGCCTGTTATTCTTCTTCGTCTTTTTTTGCAGGTTAGAGTTCTTTCGAAACGACGCTGCATTTATAACCCCAATTGGAGAGCCACTTAGCGTTTTTTTTATTTTTTCAGGGATTTATTTACTATTAAAGAAAAAAGTAAGAATCCTTGCTTTTTTTCTTATCGGTTTAGGTCTTGATACAAAAACAAATACAGTTATTGGTATTTTGCCTGTTCTGGCTGTTATTTATTTTGCTGAATTTTTTTATCCTTCCATTTTAAAAAAAGACTACAAGCAGATTTTGAAAGATTCTTTTTCTTTTGTGATCGGAGCAATCCTCGTTTTAGGCCCGATGTTTGCCTATACGACAATAGCTCCGAATCTGTTTTTGAGTGATAAGGATAAAGCCATATGGGAGAAATCAGTAAAAGATCGTAAGTCATTTATGCTGGAACGGGGCTTCGGGCATATTGTGGAAAGTATCAGGAAGGATGACTTGCAATCGGCTGCTGTGACTTATGCCGGAATATTTAAATCAAAAATAATTCAGTCGAAATCTTTTTTTCACAACAGCTATACAATAACCACCCTCTATTTTGTCCTTTTCTTAGCGCTGTTATATTTTTCATTCAGGCATAAGCATTTTTCGTTTTATATTTTTCTTTTTTCTTTTTTCGTTTATTTCTGGTGGTTCTTTGGAGCCGGGGACGCATGGTACAGGTACTTGTCCGTGGCCGATTTTATGGTTCTATACGGCATTGTTTCTTTAGCTCCCCTGTTTTATGAAAAAATGCAAACTCCTGGAGTCATAACCTTGGGCGTTCTGTCTCTTTTTGTTTTTCTGCCCCAGTTTTCATTCGAAAGTATTTATAGGCATATGGGCAACACATTCAAGACGGATAGTCTCAAGATGTCTGACAAAATCTCAGGTATTGATGAGAAGCAGATTTTTACTTACGGATGGTTCCAGGCTCCAGCTTTTATGATTCTGACCGAAAAAAGATTTCAGGATTTTTTAGATGCCGATAAACTGTCTTCTGCAATGTCCAAATTTGATGAAGTCTTCTTTTTGTCGACTGTGGAGAATACTATGATTGCAGAAGAGATGAAGATACTTGAGCCTATTTTGATCCCTGTGGCTGAGTTCGGGTTCAATAAACTATATAGAATCAGTTCAGACAAGACTCTTCTGGGTACTGTCAGGAATAATCTGGACAAAAATAGGAGATGAAAATGTTGAAGCCTGGGGCTGATATCGTTCTTTCCATTGTCATACCTGTATTTAACGAAGAAGATAATATTAATCATCTGATTGACAGGCTTGAATCCGTTTTGCGTCCCATGGATGTCCAATATGAGATAATTCTTGTTAATGACGGGAGCCGGGATAAAACATGGGAAAGGATCAAGGCTGCTGCGTCGGTCAATAAAAACTTAAAAGGTGTGTGTCTATGCAGAAACTTCGGTCACCAGCATGCTTTGCTGGCGGGTTTGCATAGCGCATGCGGAAAAGCTGTGATCAGTATGGATGGTGATTTACAGCACCCTCCTGAAATGATACCAGCTCTTTTTGATGCGTGGAAAGATGGTTACAAAATTGTGAACACATATAGAGAAGATGTCGAGGTTACGGGTTTTTTCAAGAGGATAACTTCCAAATATTTCTATAAATTTTTTTCTTCAATGACCAATGTCCCTATGGCAGCGGGTTCTTCTGATTTCAGACTGATTGACAGGGCAGTTATCGCAAGCCTTGCTGAATTCCGTGATGTCGATTTGTTTTTGCGTGGAGCCATTAACTGGATAGGTTACCCAACCATTGTAATACCTTTTAAAGCAGAAAAAAGGTTTACCGGCGAATCTAAATACAATCTTAAAAAAATGATGAAATTTGCAGTCGGAGCAATTGTTTCCTTCTCAGTAAAGCCCCTCATGCTGGCTGCGCTGGTTGGAGCAATAACAAGCTCCCTGGCTTTCTTGGAAATTTTATATGTTTTGATTCAGTTTTTCAGAGGCGCGACAGTTGCTGGATGGACGTCAATTGTTGC
Proteins encoded:
- a CDS encoding glycosyltransferase family 2 protein, producing MLKPGADIVLSIVIPVFNEEDNINHLIDRLESVLRPMDVQYEIILVNDGSRDKTWERIKAAASVNKNLKGVCLCRNFGHQHALLAGLHSACGKAVISMDGDLQHPPEMIPALFDAWKDGYKIVNTYREDVEVTGFFKRITSKYFYKFFSSMTNVPMAAGSSDFRLIDRAVIASLAEFRDVDLFLRGAINWIGYPTIVIPFKAEKRFTGESKYNLKKMMKFAVGAIVSFSVKPLMLAALVGAITSSLAFLEILYVLIQFFRGATVAGWTSIVAIMSFLFGVLFLILGIIGVYLSRIHQALQGRPQFIIADYVNFDSRLPGSE